The Vampirovibrio chlorellavorus genome includes the window CGGTTACAACATTTTACCCATTTTTTGAGGGGATGGGCATTCGGACGGCGCGGCGCGCCTTGGCAAGCTCCTCAAAAGAAAAAGCCCAGCCATTGGCCGGGCCTTGTTAATTTTACCCCTCAAGTAAAAAACAGAATGTCTCGCATCCAATCAACAGACTCCATCAAGGGCTGTTTCTCTGACAAACGCAATATTTTTTGTATCAGCTCTAACCGTTCTTCTCTTCTTTTGTATCAGACTGTATAAGACCAGGTTTTAATCCGATGCTTCCCCTAACCGTTTTTTGGACTCGCAGGTCCAATCACGATCGTGGTTTTAATGTGTGTGTGCGATTGTGGTTCCCCGCCTTGTTCCTAACGATTGTCCCAAGCTAAAAATTGGTTTTGGCGCTTTGCTTGTTGGCATAAACGCAGCCGTTTGAGGGTTTGTGCTAGTGGTTTTTGGATTGTTTATAAAATGAATGCTCTGAATCATGAGGCGTTTGGGTTTTTGAGTGTTAAGAAATTGCAATGTTTGAATTCGGAGGAGCAGCAACCGGGAGGTCAGGACTTGTCAGCGGGCCAGAGAGTGGATACCCTAGTGCTAGAGAGAACGGCGCAAGCCAGTAATAAGAGAGAGTATTCAATCGTGGACAGTCCCCCAGACACCCAGTCGGTTGCCTCCACTTCGGAATCCTCTGGTTCCGGGGCGGCGGTGGCCATTCGGGTGGATCACCTGACCAAGCGCTTTCACAGTCCGCAAGGAATGGTAAATGCCCTGAAGGGAGTCACGTTTGAGGTTCCCCGGGACAAGGTTTTCGCCATACTGGGCCCCAATGGGGCTGGTAAAACCACCTTGTTGCGCATTTTAACTTCTATTATGCGGCCCAGCAGTGGAACCGCCCTGATTGAGGGCTTTGAGCTGGGGCGGCAAAACACCGATATTCGACAACTGATTGGCATTGTGGCCCAGGACAACCACTTCGATCGCTATCTGACCGTATGGCAGAATTTGACCCTGCATGCCCGCTTGCACGGTATGGAAAAGCCGGTTTATGAAAAGCGCATACAGGCCCTGTTGGAGCAAGTGGGTCTGTATGAGCGGCGGAACGATTACCTGGATCACTTTTCTGGAGGGATGCAGCGGCGGGTGGCTCTCATTCGGGCCCTGATTCATCGCCCCCGGCTGTTGTTTCTGGATGAACCATCCACCGGGCTGGATCCGGCGGCCCGGCTGGAGATTTGGGAGACTATTCAGGTCCTGAAGCAGGAAACCACCGTGATCCTGACTACGCACTACATGGAAGAGGCCGATCGCCTGAGTGATCTGGTCATGATTTTGAACTACGGGGAGGTCATGATGATTGGCACCCCGCAAGAGCTGAAGGCCCGCATTTCCCCGCCCAATATGTACGAACTGACCCTGACGGAGCCGTTGGCCGAGCGGTATCAAGAGCAATTGGCCCCCTGGATTTCTCAGGTCACCGTGCTGGACCGGGATGCCTTGCACTTCCGTTTAAATCACCGAGAAGATTTGAGCGCCTTAATGGCCCGCATTGAACCGGCCCATTTAAAGTCGCTGGGCTTGGCTCAGGCGGACATGGAAACGGTGTATCTGACCGTGGCCGGAAAGTCCATGGCCACTTTCAAGGCGGGATCGGGAGACTGGAAAGACAGTGAGGCCGCAGCCGGATGAAGTTGATTTATTTTCGTCGGGGGGTGTGGCCCATTGCCCATAAGGTGCTGTTGCAGGAGGCTCAGGGCTGGCTGAATGAATCCATCAACACCATTGCCATTCCCTTTACCTTCTTTTTGGCCTTTGGATTGGGCCTGAAGGGCTATATCGCCGAGGTGGAGGGCGTTTCCTACATGGCCTTCCTCACCCCGGGGCTGATCACCATGACCATCCTGCTGGAAGCCTATCGCACCGGGGCCTGGGGCCTGTGGATGGATCGCTGGCATCAGAAAATGCTGGATGAATATCGCATCAAGCCCATCCACACCACCGACATTATTATGGGCGAAATTCTGGGTGGCTTTATGGTGGCCCTGATCAAAGGGGCCATCGTGGCGGCCATCTTGCTGCTGTTCTCCCCGGTGGTCATCCGCTGGGATGCCTTGCCCCTGTACTTCTTACTGGTCTTTCCGGGCTGTATATTTTTCACCTGCGTGGGTAGCATGGTGGGCACCTCCTTTCCCAAGCCGGATCATATCGCCCAGTCTCAAACCATTTTCATCACCCCGCTTTTGTATTTGGGCGGTCTGTTTTTTCCCATTACCGCCCTGCCGGGCTGGATAGGCCCTGTCATTCAGTGGCTCCCCACCACGGCGGCCTTCGAGGGCGGTCGGGATATTCTGCTCAATCATCATATCGAGTGGCGCTACCTTCTGGTGATTTGGGCCTTCGCCCTGTTTAGCTTTGTGGGCGCCACCTGGTTTTTCCGGGAGAAGCTCTCGGAATAGCCCGCCTGCCTTGCCTTCAGCGCACAGGGCTTTCGGGCAGTTCTTTTAAAAACTGGCGAATGGCGGGCACTGAATGTCCGGTATCGATGTTGTGCCCCTGATCCCGAAAGGTAATCAGCTTCTTGAGGGGGAGTGGGGTTCCAGCCCGCTCCCAGAGCTGATGGGCGAAATGCCGGGGCATGAGGGTGTCTTTGTCTCCGTGCAAGACCAGCAACGGGGCTTTGATGGTGGGCATTTTTTCAATGGACTGCATTTGGCTGAAGGTCAGCTTGTGCAGCGGGGCCAGCCAGGCGGGCGCATAGTTTTCCACCTTGCGCTTGGCCACATCCGGGAAGCTGGTCATGGTGGATTCCAGTATTACCGCCTTGTTCCGCCCCACCCGGTGGGCCAATTCGGCGGTGACTGCCCCGCCCAGCGAAATGCCATGGAACACCTGCTCTTCGGCAGGAATGTGCTTATCCTGTTGTAAAAACTCGCTGGCCATAAAGGCGGATTGATACAGCCCCAATTCACTGGGCTTGCCGGGGGTGCTTCCGTAGCCAGGGTATTCATAGGCCATAAAGCCATACCCATCCTCAATTAGGGGATGGTAGCGCAAAATACTGACCAAGGAGGATTTGTTGCCCATGGCATGCAGGATGGTGGGCTTGCCCGCCCTGGGCGGAATAAACCATCCGTAGTTGCGGATATCCGGGTAATGAGAGGACTGAAAGGACACCTCTTCAATCTGGTTCAGCATCTCCTTTAAATGCGGATGCTGCTTTTTGACTTCAGGCAGCGATACTTTCAGATCCGGCATGTAGTGCCCGGCAAACAGATTTTTGTGTTCCAGGGCATGCAGGGCACGGGGCGGCAGGAGGCCAATCAGGCTGGTCATCAGGGTCTGGATCTGGCCAAGTACGGTTTGTGGGCCCTGATTCCCGTTTTTTTCCGGTTTTCCATCGTCGGGCGCCTCAGCCGGTTCTTCCTCTCGCCAGTTTAGCAAGCGACCCTGAAATCTGGGTGAAGTGGCGGCCAGTGCTTGCAGGCCGGGTTGATGACGCAGGGCGCTTTTGCTGGTGGATGCGTAAAGTACGGGCTTTAAGCCCGGCTGAATGGCAGGCATTGGTTTTCCTCCCCTAATGAAATGATTTGACGGCTTTCCCGGTGGGAAAAGCCATATTGACCCCAATCAATTAGAAACCCCTGAAATGGATATGACAATATCTGATTTTGATAGGTATTATTCAGCGGATTATAGCGCTTTTGTATCCGCTTGTCATAAAAAAAATTGGATTTTAAGAAAAAAGCGGAAATTAAAGTAAAGTTTTGTAACCGACTGCCGAATCCCTATCTATGGACGCTCTATGGACAGAGCCAGTGGCATACGGACTGCCTGCCAGGTAATGGGTGAGGAGGATATTTCTCCGCAACCCATGCCCCAACCACTCCCTCGTGGCCTGCAGGCCGAGTGGGACCGTTGTTCTGATCGTAGTTAGCGAGAAGGTGCAGAGTGAAGTTATGAGTCAACCGCATCCCGAGTCCAAGTGGCAGTCGTTTTCCTTGTCCCGTTTGCCGGAACTCAGTTCAACCCGGCAAGTGTCCGCGGAGCATTTTTTATCGCTCGGGAACCGACACTATAACGATTATTTAACGCGCAGTGCCAAACGCGATCTGGATGTGGCCATTACCAATTATCGGCAGGCCCTGGATATGAACCCGGCCCTGCCGGAAGCGCATGTGAAGCTGGCGGCGGCCCTGTGGGACCGGGGGGGCATTTCTCTGGAGTTGGCCATGGAATATTGCGACACCGGTTTGGCCCTGAATCCCGATTTTAGTGAAGCCCACCTGTTTAAAGGCTACTTCTTGCGGCAATCGGGTCGGTTGGAAGAGGCCATTTATCACTTCCGTCAGGCGGCCACCAAGGCGCAAAAGGGCCAAAGCCCGGCTCGGGCTCATCTGGCTCTGGGCAAAACCCTGATTCAAAAATCACAGTTCGCTTATGAAATGCCGCTCATCAGCCGAGCGATGCTTTGGGCTCAGGGATTTCAGCGGATGACCGTGGGGGCGCTCCAGTTACCTACCGATCAGGCTGCTTGCAGGGTCATACTGAAAGCCTTTACTGCCGATTTCCAGATTTTCGGGTTACTGGGCGGGGCCCGGCTCCTGAAAACCCTGGGTCTGGCGCCGCTGGCCGGCAGCCTCTACCAGTGGGCGACCCGCACCATGCCGCAGGAAGGCATCTTCTATCACCTGCTGGGGGATTTTCATGCCGAACGGGACAATCGGGATGGGGCCCTGTATTACTACACCCGGGCTCAGGAGCTGGAGCCGGACAATCTTGTCCTGCATAAAAAGCTGGGCCATGTGTACAACGCCTGCAACGACCGGGATAATGCCGTGCGTAGTCTGGAAAAAGTGGTGGAGGCCGAGGCTGCGGATTTTGATACCTATTACACCCTGGCCCAGGTCTACTGTGATCAGGCCCAGTACATGCGCTCTCTCTACTATTATAAAGAGTTGCTCAACCAGCAGCCGGACAACGCCTACGTGCATAGCAACATGGCCTATGTGCTGTTCAAGCTGAACGACTTTGACGGGGCCATTCAGGAGTATCAAACGGCCATCAAGCTGGGTAAGGATGCGGTTTGGACGGCCACGGTGGCCCAAACGCTGGGAACCATTCAGTATCAGGTCCGAGGCGATCTGGAAGCGGCGGTCAGTATGTTTCAGTTGGCCTCCCAGTTGGACCCCGCTGATCTGGAGTGCCTGAGCATGCTGGGTGATATCTACACGGAGCAAGGCAATTTTGAGGCCGCCATTGAGACTTATCGCTATATTTTGAGCGTGGCCCCGGACAATGCCGAATGCCACAACTACATGGGTTACCTGCTATGGCAAATGGATAAGAATGATGAGGCCATTGTGGCTTATAAGCAGGCCTTGGCCCTGAATCCGGACAACCCCATTGCCTATAACAATCTGGGGGTTATTTATCTGGATGAAAAATGTCAGTTGCCAATGGCATTGGAAATGTTCCAGACCGCCTTTGAGCAAAAGCCGGATTACACGCTGGCCTGCTTCAATGTGGCCCGGGTGTACGAGGCCATGGGCGAAACGGCTCTGGCGGCCAAGGGCTATGCCCAGGCACTGACCCTGAACGCCGACAATCAGGAAATGCAGTCTGCTGAAATTCAGGAGCGGCTGGACAACCTGTTTATGACCTAATTGAAAGCGTTTTGGACGAAAACTCGGTGACTGGCTGCTTGTCCAGGGTCAGACCCAACCGCATGGCTTGCAGCACCCCCGCCGCTTCCTCATAGGAGTGTACGGACCGGAGCAGCTGTCTACGAGCGGGTGGTAGGGCCTCAAACAGATTGGCAGTCATGGATAACACGCTTTGATTGCTTTCCACGGCCAACACGGGAACGCCTTGGCTGAGGGCGGCCAACACGGGCTGTCCGCCCAGGGCGTTGGCCGGTACCACCAGCGCCGAAAGGTCGTTGAGCGTCAAGTCCCCCGCTTGGGCTTGCGCAATGGGCCGCAGAGCGGGGGCTTGGGTCAGTCCGGTCAGCACACAGGGCAAAAAGGTGGGAGCAATAAATTCTGCGGCCGTGCGAGGGTCCAGCACTTCATCCAGCACGGGCTTGGCCTTTTCCCACACAAAAACGGGGGCATTGGCGCAGGGGATGCCCAGTTCGGCAACCACCAGATGCGACAGGATGCCTTCAATTCCCCCGATGGGGTCCACACCGCCGCCCTGGCGGTAGGTGCTTTCCAGCAATGCCTCATCCTCTTCCAGTTCCGGCAGTAGCATGCACAAGGCAATGGCGGTGGCCCCTTGCGCTTGCAGGCGTTGGCAAGCGTTCAGCAGTACGTCCGGGTTCCTTAAATAGCCGGAGGAACAGCCAGAAGCGGTCATCTCGCAGCCGGTGTGTATGGGCTCATCGGTCAGGATAAAACCCATAATGTCCACCCCGTAAACGCTTTTAACGGCGTTGATGGTGTTAATGTGCAATACACGCATGTCTTCGGGCATCCCCGCATCCAGCACCACCCCGATGCGCTGATGTTGTGCGGCTCGCAAGGCCCATTGCCCTCTCAGGAATTGATCCAGTCCGTAGCCCTCCACGTACAGGGCATTGGCTGGCAGTTTCTGAAAAACAGCGGCATTGGCCACGTTGGGATGGGTAAGCAGCACATCGCACACGCTGGCCAGCAGGTTTAAATAGGGGGTGGCGTCTCCGGCAAAGCCCCCTTGGGACGCGCCGATGCCTGTGGGGATAATCATCCCGGCCACAAAGGGCCGCTGTCGCATCGGGAGCATGTTAGCCTTCAGTGAATTGGCCTGCGTCCCGAACCACTCCGATGTAGGGCAGGTTTCGGTAGTAGCCCGCGTAATCCAGCCCATAGCCCACTAAAAACTGGTTGCCCACGGTAAAGCCGGAAAAATCGACCTGAACTTCATTCTGGCGGGCCTCTTTTTTGTCCAGCAACACGGCCAGCCGCAGGGATTGGGTGTGGTGTAAGGATTTCACGTAATCCATAAAGAAGTGCAGGGTCAGGCCGGTATCAATGATATCTTCCACAATCAAAACGTTTTCCCCGGAGAGAGAAGGCAGGGACAAATCCACGGGCTTTACGCTGCCGGAAGAGACCTGTCCGTTCCCGTAGCTGGCCAATCGCACAAACTCAATCTGGCAAGGGATTTTGATATGGCGGATGAGATCGGCCACAAACATAAAGGAGCCCTTCAGCACGGCCACGATGATCAACTTGTCGCAGCCTGCGTAGGTCTCGTTGATCTGCCCCGCCATCTCCTGAATCCGCTGCTGAATTTGCGCTTCACTGAAGTGGATATCCAGTTGTTCCGGCTTGTAAACGGTGGGCGAGGCGGCTTGGCTCATTCGGTGTCGGCTCCTGTGACTAATTCCTCAGTAAAAAACGATGGCTCCGGCAATAGGGCTTCCCGATCCGGGGCCTCTTCAATGACCCGCCACTCTTCGGGCGGCAGTAACCCTTTTTTCAGCTTGAGCAGGTGGGTGGGGGGGGTTTTATCCTTGATTTTCAGTTTTTGACTGATGCCCAATCCGGGCACCCAAAGCACTTCGTTGCCCAGGGCCAGCACTTTCAGCCCATTGCGGGTAAAGCGGGGCACGCTCCGGTTGATGAGAAACTTTTTCAGCTTGATGGGCGCTTCCATACCCATGGGGTGAAACTTGTCACCGGGCTTACGAGTGCGCAGCTCCAGTGGTTTGTCGGCAAATTCCGCCAGATTGACATACACTTGCTGGTTATCGTTGGGCCGGATGGGCGAAATACGAACCTTTTCAGGCTCCTGCCAGGGCTGGGCGTAAAACGTGCTGTCCAGTTCCGGCACTTGCAGGTGGCCGGGGATGGGTACCGCCACGGAGACATTGACCGGCTCTCGCTCCGGGTCGGCAATAATGCGCAAGCGATTCTTGTACAGGGCCATAAACCGGCTGCGACCACCTTCGGTATTTTCCAGTGATTTTAAGGCGGAATCCAGATTTTTGCGGCCATCGCCGCGGATAAAGGCCAAAATGTCCTCGATGCTTTCAAAATCAGCGTATAAATCCTGTTCTGCCAGAAAGCGTTTTAAAATGCGCCGCTGATAGGGCAGGCCCAGCTGATTGAAACGCAGGGTGGACAGATAGGGGCCAGCGTCATCTTGTCCGTACACTTCGCTCCAAACCGCCTGAATGCTGTCCTCGATGATCTGTAAATCCCCCTCGGTCACCAGACTGAGGCGGAACAGGGAGTTTTTGACTTGCGGAAACTGCTGCACGAGTTGAGGCAGCACTTGATTGCGAATTTTGTTGCGCTGAAACCGATTTTCCTGATTGGTGGGGTCGTTGAAGTAGGCCAGCTGCTTTTCCTGAGCGTACTCCAGCACTTTTTTACGGGCGGTATCCAGCAAGGGGCGTAAAACGGGAATGCTGCCAAGGCCCGGTGCGCTGTAGGTCAGGCGCTTGTGGATACCCGCCAGCCCATCAATGCCGGTGCCTCGCATAATGCGGAAGAGCAGGGTTTCGATCTGATCATCGGCGTGGTGGGCGGTTAAAACGGCATCGGCCTGTAAGTCTTTGGCCAACCGGGTCAGTTGCTCATAGCGGGCTTCCCGGGCCGCTTTTTCCGTTTTGGGAAGCGTTTTATCGGCCTGAATAATCACCAGCGGAATGCCGCATTTGAGACAATTTTGATGCACCAGAGGCAGTTCTTCCGGTGGGGTGCCTCGCCAGCCATGATTGAAATAGGCGGCGGTCACCTCTAGTGGGTAT containing:
- a CDS encoding ABC transporter ATP-binding protein, whose amino-acid sequence is MDSPPDTQSVASTSESSGSGAAVAIRVDHLTKRFHSPQGMVNALKGVTFEVPRDKVFAILGPNGAGKTTLLRILTSIMRPSSGTALIEGFELGRQNTDIRQLIGIVAQDNHFDRYLTVWQNLTLHARLHGMEKPVYEKRIQALLEQVGLYERRNDYLDHFSGGMQRRVALIRALIHRPRLLFLDEPSTGLDPAARLEIWETIQVLKQETTVILTTHYMEEADRLSDLVMILNYGEVMMIGTPQELKARISPPNMYELTLTEPLAERYQEQLAPWISQVTVLDRDALHFRLNHREDLSALMARIEPAHLKSLGLAQADMETVYLTVAGKSMATFKAGSGDWKDSEAAAG
- a CDS encoding ABC transporter permease, giving the protein MKLIYFRRGVWPIAHKVLLQEAQGWLNESINTIAIPFTFFLAFGLGLKGYIAEVEGVSYMAFLTPGLITMTILLEAYRTGAWGLWMDRWHQKMLDEYRIKPIHTTDIIMGEILGGFMVALIKGAIVAAILLLFSPVVIRWDALPLYFLLVFPGCIFFTCVGSMVGTSFPKPDHIAQSQTIFITPLLYLGGLFFPITALPGWIGPVIQWLPTTAAFEGGRDILLNHHIEWRYLLVIWAFALFSFVGATWFFREKLSE
- a CDS encoding alpha/beta hydrolase, whose amino-acid sequence is MPAIQPGLKPVLYASTSKSALRHQPGLQALAATSPRFQGRLLNWREEEPAEAPDDGKPEKNGNQGPQTVLGQIQTLMTSLIGLLPPRALHALEHKNLFAGHYMPDLKVSLPEVKKQHPHLKEMLNQIEEVSFQSSHYPDIRNYGWFIPPRAGKPTILHAMGNKSSLVSILRYHPLIEDGYGFMAYEYPGYGSTPGKPSELGLYQSAFMASEFLQQDKHIPAEEQVFHGISLGGAVTAELAHRVGRNKAVILESTMTSFPDVAKRKVENYAPAWLAPLHKLTFSQMQSIEKMPTIKAPLLVLHGDKDTLMPRHFAHQLWERAGTPLPLKKLITFRDQGHNIDTGHSVPAIRQFLKELPESPVR
- a CDS encoding tetratricopeptide repeat protein, with translation MSQPHPESKWQSFSLSRLPELSSTRQVSAEHFLSLGNRHYNDYLTRSAKRDLDVAITNYRQALDMNPALPEAHVKLAAALWDRGGISLELAMEYCDTGLALNPDFSEAHLFKGYFLRQSGRLEEAIYHFRQAATKAQKGQSPARAHLALGKTLIQKSQFAYEMPLISRAMLWAQGFQRMTVGALQLPTDQAACRVILKAFTADFQIFGLLGGARLLKTLGLAPLAGSLYQWATRTMPQEGIFYHLLGDFHAERDNRDGALYYYTRAQELEPDNLVLHKKLGHVYNACNDRDNAVRSLEKVVEAEAADFDTYYTLAQVYCDQAQYMRSLYYYKELLNQQPDNAYVHSNMAYVLFKLNDFDGAIQEYQTAIKLGKDAVWTATVAQTLGTIQYQVRGDLEAAVSMFQLASQLDPADLECLSMLGDIYTEQGNFEAAIETYRYILSVAPDNAECHNYMGYLLWQMDKNDEAIVAYKQALALNPDNPIAYNNLGVIYLDEKCQLPMALEMFQTAFEQKPDYTLACFNVARVYEAMGETALAAKGYAQALTLNADNQEMQSAEIQERLDNLFMT
- a CDS encoding DUF3326 domain-containing protein, with amino-acid sequence MRQRPFVAGMIIPTGIGASQGGFAGDATPYLNLLASVCDVLLTHPNVANAAVFQKLPANALYVEGYGLDQFLRGQWALRAAQHQRIGVVLDAGMPEDMRVLHINTINAVKSVYGVDIMGFILTDEPIHTGCEMTASGCSSGYLRNPDVLLNACQRLQAQGATAIALCMLLPELEEDEALLESTYRQGGGVDPIGGIEGILSHLVVAELGIPCANAPVFVWEKAKPVLDEVLDPRTAAEFIAPTFLPCVLTGLTQAPALRPIAQAQAGDLTLNDLSALVVPANALGGQPVLAALSQGVPVLAVESNQSVLSMTANLFEALPPARRQLLRSVHSYEEAAGVLQAMRLGLTLDKQPVTEFSSKTLSIRS
- the hpt gene encoding hypoxanthine phosphoribosyltransferase — its product is MSQAASPTVYKPEQLDIHFSEAQIQQRIQEMAGQINETYAGCDKLIIVAVLKGSFMFVADLIRHIKIPCQIEFVRLASYGNGQVSSGSVKPVDLSLPSLSGENVLIVEDIIDTGLTLHFFMDYVKSLHHTQSLRLAVLLDKKEARQNEVQVDFSGFTVGNQFLVGYGLDYAGYYRNLPYIGVVRDAGQFTEG
- the tilS gene encoding tRNA lysidine(34) synthetase TilS; the encoded protein is MSLILDSVIDNLKAEGFLQSTPRTHVVLAYSGGADSTALLFLLAELQQKYPLEVTAAYFNHGWRGTPPEELPLVHQNCLKCGIPLVIIQADKTLPKTEKAAREARYEQLTRLAKDLQADAVLTAHHADDQIETLLFRIMRGTGIDGLAGIHKRLTYSAPGLGSIPVLRPLLDTARKKVLEYAQEKQLAYFNDPTNQENRFQRNKIRNQVLPQLVQQFPQVKNSLFRLSLVTEGDLQIIEDSIQAVWSEVYGQDDAGPYLSTLRFNQLGLPYQRRILKRFLAEQDLYADFESIEDILAFIRGDGRKNLDSALKSLENTEGGRSRFMALYKNRLRIIADPEREPVNVSVAVPIPGHLQVPELDSTFYAQPWQEPEKVRISPIRPNDNQQVYVNLAEFADKPLELRTRKPGDKFHPMGMEAPIKLKKFLINRSVPRFTRNGLKVLALGNEVLWVPGLGISQKLKIKDKTPPTHLLKLKKGLLPPEEWRVIEEAPDREALLPEPSFFTEELVTGADTE